The nucleotide window AACAGCCTCTCCCTTTGAAACCATCACCATGGTGGACGGTACTACTGTACACGGTTGGCTGAACCTTCCTGCTATCTTCATTGTGATATGCTTATCCATGCTGCTGATACGCGGTACTAAAGAATCCGCCTTTACAAACGCCCTGCTCGTAGCACTAAAGGTAACGGTGGTACTGGTATTTATCGCAGTGGGCTGGAGCCATGTAAACCCAGCTAACTACGACCCTTACATCCCTGCCAATGAAGGCTTTGGCCACTTCGGCATTTCCGGTGTATTGCGTGGCGCCGCTGTGGTGTTCTTCGCTTTTATCGGTTTTGATGCTGTATCTACCGCAGCACAGGAAGCCAAAAAGCCTCAGAAAGACATGCCGATCGGCATCCTGGGCTCTCTGGCCATCTGTACCGTCTTATATGTGCTGTTCTCCCACGTGATGACCGGCCTCGCCAACTACAAGGAATTTAAAGACAGCGCTGCTCCGGTAGCTATCGCTATTGCGAAAACTCCATACGGCTGGCTGCAACAGGCTATCATCCTCGCTATCATCGCTGGTTACACTTCCGTAATCCTCGTAATGCTGATGGGACAGTCCCGCGTGTTTTACTCCATGTCTCAGGATGGTTTATTACCTAAAACATTCTCTCAGGTACATCCTAAATACCGTACTCCTTACAAATCCAACCTGCTGTTCATGGTGTTTGTAAGCATGTTCTCCGCTTTTGTGCCTGTGCACGTAGTGGGTGAAATGGTGAGCATCGGTACCCTCTTTGCCTTTGTACTGGTATGTATCGGTATTATCATCATGCGCAAAAAACAGCCGGATGCGGTAAGACCATTCAAAACTCCGCTGGTGCCTTTCGTTCCGATCATGGGCATTATCATTTGCGTGATCATGATGGCTGCACTGCCCTGGGATACCTGGTTAAGGCTGGCTATCTGGATGGGACTGGGTTTCATCATCTATTTCACCTATAGCAAGAAAAACAGTAAGATCGGCCAACGCGGCGAATAGGCTGCCGGTGCTGCTCAAAAACTGTAAAAAAAAATATAAACAGAAAACCGTCCAGGCTTGCCCCGGGCGGTTTTCTGTTATAAAGAGGCTCTATTTTCCCCGAAAGTTCTCTAAATTTGCATCTTTAGTAGCCTTTTGAGGTAAATACCTCCAATTGTTTATCATTCACAAATAATTAATTTATAACCCATTATGGGAAGGATATTTGAAGTAAGAAAGTCAACCATGTTTGCCCGTTGGGACAAGATGGCAAAAGCATTTTCAAGAATCGGAAAAGAGATCGCCATTGCCGTTAAAGCCAGTGGCCCTGATCCGGACAACAACCCTGCTCTCCGTCGTTGCATACTCAACGCCAAAAGCGTAAACATGCCTAAAGACCGTGTGGACGCAGCTATTAAGCGTGCACAAGGTAAAGACAAGACTGATTACGAAGAAGTTGTATACGAAGGTTACGCCCCTCATGGTGTGGCTGTAATCATCGATACTGCTACTGACAATACTACCCGTACTGTGGCGAACCTGCGTATGCACTTTACCAAAGGTGGTGGCAGCCTCGGTAACAGTGGTTCCGTAGGTTTCCTGTTCAACCGTGTGGGTGAGTTTAAGGTAAAAAATACCGGCCAGGACCTCGAAGAACTGGAACTGGAACTGATTGATTTCGGCCTGGAAGAAATCGGAGAAGACAGCGAAGGTAATATCATCATCCGTGCGGCATTCACCGAATTCGGTAATATGGCCAAAGCACTGGAAGACAAAGGCCTGGAAGTGACTAACTCCGAGCTGAAACGTATCCCTTCCACCACCGTGGAACTGAGCGAAGAACAAGCCAAAGAAGTACTGGAACTGGTAGATCGTCTGGAACAGGACGACGACGTACAGCAGGTTTTCTACAATCTGAAGTAATAACTTTTCTACATAAAAAAAACGTCCCGGCATACACCGGGACGTTTTTTTTATCAGGTTTAATAAACAATAAGCCCTCAGGCTTTCGCAATGATGTGAGTGCGGTCCATCTCATTGATGACCAGCATAAGACCTTTTCCATGGAAAGTTTCAATCCTGATAGACGGGTCCATGGCAATATGCCTGCGTAAACGGCTCAGGTATACGTCCATCACCCGTTGTGCCAGGTAGCCGTCCTGACCCCAGACACTGGCGAGGATATGTTCCCGTTTGAGCTTTTTGTTAGAGTTTTCACACAGATAGCGCAGTAGTTCCGCCTCCTTGGGTGCGATCCGGACGTGGTTGTCTACCTCATTGTCTTTATGCCGCAGCTGAAGCTGGGAATAGTCAAAAATGAGGTTACCGACAGTATAAACAATCCGCTTCTCACTCCGAAGCAGACGGCTGCGTTTAATGTAAACTTTAATACGGCTGATCAGTTCATCCGTATTAAAGGGCTTTACCAGGTAATCATCCGCCCCGATATCAAACCCCTGCAACCTGTCCTGCTCCATATAACGGGAGGAAGTAAATACAATGGGAATATTGAAATCCATCGCACGGATCTCTCCGGCCAGCGTAAAACCGTCTTTCCTTGGCATGACTACATCCAGAATACACAGATCAAAGATCGTTTCCTGAAACTTCTCCCAACCGGCCTGCCCATCTATAGCATGCGTAACTTCAAAATTGGCACGCTCCAGCTGGCGCTTGAGCACTTTTGCAAAAAATTCATCGTCCTCTACCAAAAGAATACGTGATTTCATATTTCGGTTGAATTTTGAAGGTGACTTCCTGAATTAGAAACGCGGTCGACCGAAGAAGGTACCGTACTATTTTTATATATTTTAAATCAATAAGGGTAAAATGTACGTTTCCAAAATTATACTAAAACCGGTTATCATTCTGTTCAGTTTCAGAAAACAGTTCAGTGTATTCATTCATCAAACTAAAAATAACAGTTATTTGTAAAGGAAATATTGAAAATTACAAACACATGCTAAATTTCACACAATAATATTTTATTGTATTTTATTGATACTATTTTGACACGCTCCATTCAGAAAACTTTCTACATTCCCGATAGCCACCCGCAGTAACCTGCTCCTCGCCTCCCGCGTAGCCCACGCTATATGCGGCGTAATAATGGTACCCGGCGCCTTCAACAACGGATTATCAGCTGCAGGGGGTTCAGTAGACAACACATCTAATCCGGCCCCGGCTATCACCCCTTCCTGTAATGCCACCGCCAGGTCTGCTTCCTGAATCAACGGCCCCCGACTGGTATTAATCAGAAAAGCCGTCTTCTTCATCGTCCGCAACAGCGCAGCATTCACAAACTCCCGGTTCTCCTGGTTCAGCGGACAATGCAGCGATACAATGTCTGCTTCCCGGAAACAGGTAGCCTGGTCTACAAAGGTTACACCCTCCATCCGGTCACGCTCCGGATACCGGTGACTGGCAATCACCTTCATCCCAAAAGCCTGCGCTATCCTCGCAACCGCCTGCCCAATCTGACCAAACCCAATAATACCCAGGGTACGGCCCTCCAGTTCTGTCAGTGGTGTTTTCCAGTAACTGAAGTCAATACTACTGCTCCATTCCCCAGCCCTCACACTCTCTGCATGCAAACCGGTATGATGGCACAATTCAAGTATCAGGGCAAAGGTAAGCTGCGCCACTGAAGCAGTACTGTAAGCGGGGACATTGGTAACCGGTATCTTACGGGCCGTAGCCGCTGCTATGTCTACCACATTGTAGCCCGTAGCCATAACCCCGATGTATTCCAGGGCTGGCAGACTGTTGATCGTATCTGCGCTGATAATAGCCTTGTTGGTCAGCAGGATATGCGCTCCCTTCGCCCTTGCTGCCACCTCACTTTCCGGCGTCCGGTCGTATATCGTAACATTGCCCAGCGCTTTCAGTGGAGCCCAGTCCAGGTCTCCCGGATTTAATGCATATCCGTCCAGTACAACGATGTTTTTCATATTCTTTTGTTTGATTGCTAAATATACATGATGAATTAAATAATTATTAACTCAGCCTGCTGCCCCTCTGCACTTTGAAAAAAAACTACACCTTTGCTGCGTCGTAATGAATGAACCTACTAAGCTTGCAATAACTGCTTAATTTTAAAACAGAAGCCACCGCATATGCAGATTGATGCATTTACGGTGGCTTCGCCTATTTTAGTCAGATAAGAAACTATTCTTCCATCATCTCCATCACAATCTTCACTACGTCTTCCGTATTAGGTTTGGAGAAATAATCGCCGTCAGAACCATACGCCGGACGGTGAGCCTGCGCACTCAGCGTACGCGGTGCCACATCCAGCCAACGGTAGCCGCCCTGCTGTTCCATTACCTGCTGGAACATAAAGGCGGTGCCACCTCCCGGTACGTCTTCATCAATAAAGGCGATACGGTTGGTTTTCTGCAGTGATTTCACAATACTGTGATGAATATCAAAAGGCAGTAAGGTCTGCACATCTATCAGTTCGCAGGAGATACCCATTTCTTCCAGTGTTACAATGGCTTCTTCCAGGATACGGGTCATGGAGCCATAGGTCACCAGGGTTACATCGGTACCTTCTTTCAGCACTTCCGGTATGCCCAGTGGTACGGTAAAGGTTTCCAGGTTGGAAGGCAGTTTTTCCTTCAGCCGGTAGCCGTTAAGCGATTCGATCACCAGTGCCGGCTCGTTGGCCTGTAGCAGTGTATTATACATACCGGCTGCCTGTACCATGTTGCGGGGCACACATACGTTCATACCTCTGAGGGAGTTGATGATCATGCCCATCGGTGAACCACTATGCCAGATACCTTCCAGCCGGTGGCCACGGGTACGTACAATGATAGGACAATGCTGAATCCCTTTGGTACGGTACTGCAGGGAGGCAACATCATCGCTGAGCGGTTGCAGTCCATACAGCAGATAGTCGAGATACTGAATTTCGGCTATCGGGCGCAGTCCACGGAGGGCCATGCCAATGCCTTGTCCCATGATGGTAAGTTCACGTATACCTGTATCCGTTATACGCAGTGGTCCGTGTTTCTGTTGTAAACCGGCAAAACCCTGGTTTACGTCACCGATCTTACCCACATCTTCACCAAAAGCAAATACTTTCGGGTTGTTGGAGATCAGCTGGTCGAAATATTTATTGAGCACTTCATACCCGTTCAGCGTGATAGCGTCTTCGTTGTAAGCCGCCGGCACTACTGGCACGTTCAGTATGGAATTAGCACCGGTTGCGTGCAGGTAGGAATTGTAGTTTTCTTTTTCAGCCTGGAGATAGTTGTTGTAATACTGCTGCAAAGCCTGTACAGCAGGATCTGCTTTCAGTGCTTTGTGTTTTACCAGGATGATGGAAGCGGCTTTCAGGATATCCCTGCGCTGCGGCTCACGGTTGGCCTGCAACTCACGTACCTGCTGAGATACCAGTTCAGCGTTGGCTCCGGCGGCATCAGCAACCGGAGAGGCCAGTGTTGTAAAATGCTGTACTTCCGCTTTGATGGGGGTGATATATTTTTCCCAGGCGGCCTTACGGGCATCCTGTGAAGTAGTTTTGGCTTCTGCTTCAATATTCACCAGTGTTTCTTCATCACACAGAGCGTTTTCAAGAATCCATGATCTCATTTTGAGATTACAGTCAAAATCTTTCTCCCAGGACAGGCGTTCCTTGCTTTTGTAACGCTCGTGGGAACCGCTGGTAGAGTGGCCCTGAGGCTGTGTGATCTCTTCCACATGAAAGAGGGCTGGCACATGTGTTTCGCGTATTTTGCGGATAGCCGCTTCAAACACTTCACACATACCGGCATAATCCCAGCCTTTCACATTGTAGATATCAAAACCATTGGTACCATCTGTTTTCCGGAAGCCTTCCAGTGCTGCGCTGATGGAGTTTTTGGTGGTCTGGTATTTACGCGGTACGGAGATACCATAACCATCATCCCATACAAACACTGCCAGCGGCACCTGCAGTACACCGGCGGCATTCATGGATTCCCAGAAATGGCCTTCGGAAGTAGAAGCGTCACCGATAGTAGCGAAACAGATTTCGTTACCGTTATCGGAGAGATGTTTGAGATCATGGAGCGCTTCCACTTCACGGAACATTTTGGAAGCATAGGCCAAACCTACGGAGCGGGGCATCTGCCCGGCAGTAGGTGCCATGTCTGCAGCGGAGTTTTTCATGTCCGCGAGATTGAGCCAGGTACCATCCTTATCGAGGTTGGGCGTGGCGAAATGTGAGTTCATCTGCCGGCCACCGGAAAAAGGATCATGTTGCTGATCAGGGTCAGCGTATAACTGGGAAAAGAATTGTTCGGGAGTAGCGATACCAGTGGCAAACGCAACAGTCTGGTCGCGGTAATAACCGGAGCGGAAGTCGCCAGGCTTGAAGTATTTGGACATCGCCACCTGCGCCACTTCCTTACCATCCCCGAAAATGCCAAATTTAGCCTTACCCGTGAGAACTTCTCTGCGGGCCAGCAGACTAACTTCCCTGCTTACACAGGCCAACCTGTAGTCATTTAACACTTCCTTACGGAACTCTTCGAATGACAACCGGCTTTCTATATTCATAGATAGTGCTTTATTTTCTATCATGCCTATTGGTTAAAGTACAAAAGTAAGGTTAATTATACAGTTGAAAAATCACAAGCCATACCCCATTTAAAATAATCTGATTTTTTTTAATAAGATTTTAATAAATTACAAGGTTACTATTACTTTTTGGCCGTAAATTTGTTTCTGGTCAAAAAGAAATTTATATTTTTTAACCAGTTGTGCTAAAACCATCATATGAAAATGAAAAAATTCATCTTGTCCCTATTCGCCAGCTTGTTGATTACTACAGCTTTGTGGGCACAGTCACAGACAAATCCGGCAGATACAAAAGTGAAATTTGCCAAAGAAACTGTGGACTTCGGAAAAACAGCTTTAAACAAACCAGTAACTGTTGATTTCGAGTTCACCAACATCTCAAAAGAGCCGATTTTAATTGAAGCTGCTCGCGCAAGCTGCGGCTGCACTACTCCTAAATGGACTCAGGAACCTATCCTGCCAGGCAAAAAAGGTAAAATCACTGCTAACTACAGTGCTAACGGTTTAGGCCAGCAGAACAAAACCATCTGGGTGAAGTTCAAAGGCGTTGACCAGGATAAAGAACTGCACCTGACCGGTACAGTAGCTAATAACTAATCTTTTTGTCAGCACAATATTCGGGAGGCTGTCTCATTGGAGGCAGCCTCTTTTTATTGCTGTCTGTGCTACTTTTGTTGCCCTGCCTAACCCCTATCTTTCCTATCTTTGCAAGGCAAAAGATCAAAACAATTTTATGCCTACCATTAGCCAGAGAGGCGTGCAAATGCCGCCATCTCCCATCAGAAAACTTGTTCCCTTCGCCGAAGCAGCCAAAAAAAGAGGTGTGAAGGTTTATCATCTGAATATCGGACAACCTGATATTGAGACACCGAAACCTATCCTTGATGCAGTACGGCATACTGATTTCAAAGTTCTGGAATATAGCCACAGCGCGGGCAATGAGAGCTATCGCCGTAAGCTGGTGACTTATTACGATCGGTTTAATATTTCCCTGAACCACAACCAGATCATTGTCACCACCGGTGGTTCTGAAGCGATTGTGTTTGCGTTTATGGCCTGTCTGGATCCGGGAGACGAGGTAATCGTTCCTGAGCCTTTTTATGCGAACTACAATGGTTTTGCTGTAGAAGCGGAGATCAAGATCAAAACCATTACCGCCAGCATTGAAACAGGTTTTGCCTTACCGGCGATGTCTGCTTTTGAAGCGGCTATCACGCCACGCACGAAGGCGATCCTGATCTGCAATCCTAACAATCCTACCGGCTACCTGTACAGCCAGGAAGAGATGGAAGTGCTGAAACAGCTGTGTCTGAAACATAACCTGTTCCTGTTTTCCGATGAGGCTTACCGGGAATTCTGTTATGCCGGTACCCATTTCTCCGCGATGAACCTGGAAGGCCTGGATGATAATGTGATCCTGATGGATACTATTTCCAAGCGTTATAGCGCCTGTGGTGGCCGTATTGGAGCTTTTGTAACCAAGAACCAGGCGGTGCTGGACGCAGCGATGAAATTTGCCCAGGCGAGACTGAGCCCTCCTTCTTTTGCGCAGATCGCAGGGGAAGCGGCCGTAGATCTGCCACTGGATTATTTCGATGGTATAAAGGCTGAATACCAGCGTCGTCGCGATGTGCTGGTGGCTGGCCTGAATGCGATTCCGGGCGTGTTCTGTCCTAATCCGGGCGGTGCGTTTTATGCCATGGCCAGCTTGCCGATCGACGATTCCGACAAGTTCTGCCAATGGATGCTGGAATCTTTTGAATATGAAAAACAAACAGTGATGTTGTCTCCGGCAACCGGCTTTTATGCTACGCCCGGACTGGGCAAGCAGGAAGTGCGGCTGGCTTATGTATTGAATCAGGACGATATTCGTCATGCAATAGTTTGCCTGGAAAAAGCGCTGGAAGTTTATCCTGGTCGTACCAACAAATAATTATCTGAAAAAACCAGGAGTTATGAAATGTGAAGGTTGGAAACAAAACATATTATTAATAATTTAATATTTGTTTTTATCCAATAAAACACGATTTTTTAACATCAACCTCTTGGTTTTTTCATATTTTATTTTGTATATTTGATTCAGAATAACAAAAAGAACTTAAAAAATTCAAAAATAAAAATATTTACATATACGATAGCTTGCAAAATCTAAACTTGTTTAAGAAAAATTTAACCTGGAGAATTTCAACAAACGTTTTTTTGGAGCGAACTTTGAATTCAGAATACAGCAAGAGAATTATCAGCAATCTGTAAAAAGTATAAAGCTTACTAAAACGTTTTAGCAAAATATCGTATTTTTGTATCAGTTTTTCATAACGTGGAATTTATAAAGGCAAACGGCTCTGATCACAGAGCCGTATTTTTTTGTCCTAACTAGCCAGTTTTTGCCTGAAAACTGCCGAAAATCATCATTTTGGTCTTGTCAATCAAAATTTTCATCCTGCTAATTCACTATTACACACCTTTTTTTTATAATATTGTTATGTAATAAAACGGCGGAAAAGCTAATGCCTAGTTGCATAGTATTTTCGTTTGTTTTCATAACGTGGAATTTTAAAATGCAACGGTCCCGATTCCTCGGGACCGTTTCAGTTATATACAGTCTTATTCAGAAAAAACCTGTCTTATTTTTTATTGGCTTTGATCATTTCAAAGAAATCATCAAACAGATAGCGGGAGTCGAACGGACCAGGTGTACTTTCCGGATGGTATTGTACGGAGAAGGCTGGTTTGTTCTTGATACGGATACCTTCCACGGTATTGTCGTTCAGGTTGATGTGGGTCACTTCCACCTGTTCGCTGGCAGCTATAGCAGCAGCGTCCACCGCAAAGCCGTGGTTCTGGGTAGTGATCTCACACAGACCTGTTTTGAGGTTTTTCACCGGATGGTTCAAACCGCGGTGACCGTGGTGCATTTTGTAGGTAGGGATACCGTTGGCCAGGGCCAGCAGCTGATGTCCGAGGCAGATACCAAACAGGGGCCTTTCAGCAGCCAGGATCTGTTTTACGGTTTCTACCGCATATTTCAGCGGAGCCGGATCGCCGGGACCGTTGGAGATAAAGTAAGCGTTGGGTTTGAATTCTTCACATACCTCGAATTTGGTGTCGGTAGGGAATACTTTCAGATAAGCGCCCTTTTCAGATAAACATTTCAGCATGTTTCTCTTCACACCGTTGTCCATCACCGCAATACGGATTTCCGCATTAGGATCACCTACGGTGTAAGGCTCTTTGGTGGTCACTTCCTGGCACAGCGCCAATCCTTCCATGGAAGGAACCTTAGCCAGCTCAGCCTTCAGTTTTTCAACATCCAGCGTCTCGGAAGAGATGATGCAGTTCATAGCACCTTTACTACGGATATGTGATACCAGTGCACGGGTATCCACATCATAGATGGCTACCAGGTTGTTATCGGTCAGGAACTTTTCCAGCGACTCATCAGCCATTTTTCTGGAATAGTTGTACGCGATATTTTTCGCAATCAGACCACTTATCTTCACACTGCTGCTCTCTACGTCCTCTTTCTTAGTGCCGTAGTTTCCGATATAGCAGTTGTTCATGATAAGTACCTGTCCTTTGTAAGAAGGGTCTGTAAACACTTCCTGGTAACCCGTCATACCGGTATTGAAAGCTAACTCACCGGCGGCAGTGCCAATTTTCCCAAAAGCTTTTCCCTGAAAAACCGTACCGTCGTCGAGCAACAGTATGGCAGGCTGGATGGTTCTTGTCTGAGGCATTTCTGGTATCTGTTCTTGTTTTATATTTTAAAAAAAACCTTCAAGGGTTTGTGGGCCCTGAAGGTTCGGATAAAAAACCGTGCAAAGTTATGAAATGCAAGGTTTAAATACAGATTTTTTTTGCCTTTACTGCCCGCTTATTTAATTTTTAACGATTTAAGTACCCTTTGAGCGACCTGAGGGGCTACTGCATCGTCGTCGCGGTAGCGGATCAGGATTTCCCAGCGACTCTTCCCTTTTACCACTACCAGGTTCTGGAATGCCAGCCTGATCCCACCCTTGTAGAGGTAATTGCCCTCCTCCAGTTTGCCGGACATACCGGAAATGAGCACTGGTATGGACTTGGAGCGGATGTCTGACAGGTCGTCCTGCTGCATGGTATGTCGCATGTCTTCCGCTGCGTTTTCCAGGTTGTTGGCCACATTTTCCCAGTAGCTGTACATATTCACTGTAATCTGGATGCCTCCCCCCTCTTCATTCCGGTAGCTTTTGGCATATTCGGTCACTTTAGTGATTTCCGGGGCCAGTGCCTGGTCATGTATCCACAGTTTGACGGGGGTGCTTATTTCCAGCGCCTGACGGCCGATAGTAGCTGTTTGCCAGCTGGAATACAGGTAGGATTTAGGGACTTTGGCGTACAGCAGCGTAAACACGGCCCTTTTACCGAATAGTGTGCCGGCAGTGGCCAGCAGTACCAGCACCAGGGAGAAAAAGACGATGACTTTTCCCTTGTTGGCGGGCTGCAACTGGTTTCTGAGCCAGATGGCGGTTTTGTTGGGCTTTTTTTCTTTTATGGAGATGCCTACCAATTGCTGATATTCGGCAAAAGAACCCAGTGGATGAGCCTTGCGCCAGTCGGCGAAGGTATTGGGTAGTTTTTTGCCACAGTTGTCACAAAAGGTAAGGTATTCAGATTTCAGGGCATTGGTGTGCGAACAGGTATCGCATTGCAGGTATTTCATAGGTCGATGGATTAGGTGATGGTCTTTCCCTGGGGGAAACGCGGTATAATATTACAAAATAAATACATTTATTTAGACATAAAAAAAGGACAAAGCGATGCTTTGTCCTTTTTTGTATCGTAATATAAAATTACTCAGCTGATTTTTCTTCAGTGGCATCAGCAGCTTTTTCTGCACCAGCAGCGTCAGCTTTCTTTTTGGCACCACCAGCACGACGGGTTTTCTTAGCAGCAGCTTTTTCTGTTGGAGCACCGTAGATTTCGTTGAAATCAACCAGCTCAATCAGGGCAACTTCTGCATTATCCCCATGACGTTTACCCAGCTTAATGATACGGGTGTAACCACCAGGACGGTTAGCTATTTTTTCGCTGATCGTACCGAACAGTTCAGTGATAGCTTCTTTGTCCTGCAGGTAGCTGAACACGATCCTACGGTTGTGAGTAGTATCGGATTTACCTCTTGTCAGCAGCGGCTCAACATACACGCGCAGGGCTTTAGCCTTAGCGATAGTAGTGGTGATACGTTTGTGGCTGATCAGTTCGCAAGCCAGATTGGACATCAGGGCTTTACGATGAGATGCTGTTCTGCTTAATTTGTTTAATTTAACTCCGTGACGCATGACATTTTCTGTTTTACCCTTACACC belongs to Chitinophaga sp. HK235 and includes:
- a CDS encoding DUF1573 domain-containing protein; protein product: MKMKKFILSLFASLLITTALWAQSQTNPADTKVKFAKETVDFGKTALNKPVTVDFEFTNISKEPILIEAARASCGCTTPKWTQEPILPGKKGKITANYSANGLGQQNKTIWVKFKGVDQDKELHLTGTVANN
- the rplQ gene encoding 50S ribosomal protein L17; this translates as MRHGVKLNKLSRTASHRKALMSNLACELISHKRITTTIAKAKALRVYVEPLLTRGKSDTTHNRRIVFSYLQDKEAITELFGTISEKIANRPGGYTRIIKLGKRHGDNAEVALIELVDFNEIYGAPTEKAAAKKTRRAGGAKKKADAAGAEKAADATEEKSAE
- a CDS encoding YebC/PmpR family DNA-binding transcriptional regulator yields the protein MGRIFEVRKSTMFARWDKMAKAFSRIGKEIAIAVKASGPDPDNNPALRRCILNAKSVNMPKDRVDAAIKRAQGKDKTDYEEVVYEGYAPHGVAVIIDTATDNTTRTVANLRMHFTKGGGSLGNSGSVGFLFNRVGEFKVKNTGQDLEELELELIDFGLEEIGEDSEGNIIIRAAFTEFGNMAKALEDKGLEVTNSELKRIPSTTVELSEEQAKEVLELVDRLEQDDDVQQVFYNLK
- a CDS encoding pyridoxal phosphate-dependent aminotransferase, producing the protein MPTISQRGVQMPPSPIRKLVPFAEAAKKRGVKVYHLNIGQPDIETPKPILDAVRHTDFKVLEYSHSAGNESYRRKLVTYYDRFNISLNHNQIIVTTGGSEAIVFAFMACLDPGDEVIVPEPFYANYNGFAVEAEIKIKTITASIETGFALPAMSAFEAAITPRTKAILICNPNNPTGYLYSQEEMEVLKQLCLKHNLFLFSDEAYREFCYAGTHFSAMNLEGLDDNVILMDTISKRYSACGGRIGAFVTKNQAVLDAAMKFAQARLSPPSFAQIAGEAAVDLPLDYFDGIKAEYQRRRDVLVAGLNAIPGVFCPNPGGAFYAMASLPIDDSDKFCQWMLESFEYEKQTVMLSPATGFYATPGLGKQEVRLAYVLNQDDIRHAIVCLEKALEVYPGRTNK
- a CDS encoding thiamine pyrophosphate-dependent enzyme → MIENKALSMNIESRLSFEEFRKEVLNDYRLACVSREVSLLARREVLTGKAKFGIFGDGKEVAQVAMSKYFKPGDFRSGYYRDQTVAFATGIATPEQFFSQLYADPDQQHDPFSGGRQMNSHFATPNLDKDGTWLNLADMKNSAADMAPTAGQMPRSVGLAYASKMFREVEALHDLKHLSDNGNEICFATIGDASTSEGHFWESMNAAGVLQVPLAVFVWDDGYGISVPRKYQTTKNSISAALEGFRKTDGTNGFDIYNVKGWDYAGMCEVFEAAIRKIRETHVPALFHVEEITQPQGHSTSGSHERYKSKERLSWEKDFDCNLKMRSWILENALCDEETLVNIEAEAKTTSQDARKAAWEKYITPIKAEVQHFTTLASPVADAAGANAELVSQQVRELQANREPQRRDILKAASIILVKHKALKADPAVQALQQYYNNYLQAEKENYNSYLHATGANSILNVPVVPAAYNEDAITLNGYEVLNKYFDQLISNNPKVFAFGEDVGKIGDVNQGFAGLQQKHGPLRITDTGIRELTIMGQGIGMALRGLRPIAEIQYLDYLLYGLQPLSDDVASLQYRTKGIQHCPIIVRTRGHRLEGIWHSGSPMGMIINSLRGMNVCVPRNMVQAAGMYNTLLQANEPALVIESLNGYRLKEKLPSNLETFTVPLGIPEVLKEGTDVTLVTYGSMTRILEEAIVTLEEMGISCELIDVQTLLPFDIHHSIVKSLQKTNRIAFIDEDVPGGGTAFMFQQVMEQQGGYRWLDVAPRTLSAQAHRPAYGSDGDYFSKPNTEDVVKIVMEMMEE
- the carA gene encoding glutamine-hydrolyzing carbamoyl-phosphate synthase small subunit; the encoded protein is MPQTRTIQPAILLLDDGTVFQGKAFGKIGTAAGELAFNTGMTGYQEVFTDPSYKGQVLIMNNCYIGNYGTKKEDVESSSVKISGLIAKNIAYNYSRKMADESLEKFLTDNNLVAIYDVDTRALVSHIRSKGAMNCIISSETLDVEKLKAELAKVPSMEGLALCQEVTTKEPYTVGDPNAEIRIAVMDNGVKRNMLKCLSEKGAYLKVFPTDTKFEVCEEFKPNAYFISNGPGDPAPLKYAVETVKQILAAERPLFGICLGHQLLALANGIPTYKMHHGHRGLNHPVKNLKTGLCEITTQNHGFAVDAAAIAASEQVEVTHINLNDNTVEGIRIKNKPAFSVQYHPESTPGPFDSRYLFDDFFEMIKANKK
- a CDS encoding amino acid permease, giving the protein MGLLFSRTKSLNQLLNEASESEKGLKRTLSATNLIALGIGAIIGAGLFSLTGLAAANNSGPAVTISFLIGAIGCAFAGLCYAEFASMIPIAGSAYTYSYATMGEFMAWIIGWDLVLEYALGAATVAISWSQYLVKFLHHFNIHLPAQLTASPFETITMVDGTTVHGWLNLPAIFIVICLSMLLIRGTKESAFTNALLVALKVTVVLVFIAVGWSHVNPANYDPYIPANEGFGHFGISGVLRGAAVVFFAFIGFDAVSTAAQEAKKPQKDMPIGILGSLAICTVLYVLFSHVMTGLANYKEFKDSAAPVAIAIAKTPYGWLQQAIILAIIAGYTSVILVMLMGQSRVFYSMSQDGLLPKTFSQVHPKYRTPYKSNLLFMVFVSMFSAFVPVHVVGEMVSIGTLFAFVLVCIGIIIMRKKQPDAVRPFKTPLVPFVPIMGIIICVIMMAALPWDTWLRLAIWMGLGFIIYFTYSKKNSKIGQRGE
- a CDS encoding response regulator transcription factor, translating into MKSRILLVEDDEFFAKVLKRQLERANFEVTHAIDGQAGWEKFQETIFDLCILDVVMPRKDGFTLAGEIRAMDFNIPIVFTSSRYMEQDRLQGFDIGADDYLVKPFNTDELISRIKVYIKRSRLLRSEKRIVYTVGNLIFDYSQLQLRHKDNEVDNHVRIAPKEAELLRYLCENSNKKLKREHILASVWGQDGYLAQRVMDVYLSRLRRHIAMDPSIRIETFHGKGLMLVINEMDRTHIIAKA
- a CDS encoding D-2-hydroxyacid dehydrogenase, which codes for MKNIVVLDGYALNPGDLDWAPLKALGNVTIYDRTPESEVAARAKGAHILLTNKAIISADTINSLPALEYIGVMATGYNVVDIAAATARKIPVTNVPAYSTASVAQLTFALILELCHHTGLHAESVRAGEWSSSIDFSYWKTPLTELEGRTLGIIGFGQIGQAVARIAQAFGMKVIASHRYPERDRMEGVTFVDQATCFREADIVSLHCPLNQENREFVNAALLRTMKKTAFLINTSRGPLIQEADLAVALQEGVIAGAGLDVLSTEPPAADNPLLKAPGTIITPHIAWATREARSRLLRVAIGNVESFLNGACQNSINKIQ